One window of Pyrus communis chromosome 12, drPyrComm1.1, whole genome shotgun sequence genomic DNA carries:
- the LOC137710544 gene encoding MADS-box protein EJ2-like isoform X1 — translation MGRGKVELKRIENKSNRQVTFSKRRNGLLKKAFELSVLCDAEVALIIFSGRGKLYEFSSSLSMMKTLEKYQRCSYSSLDANRPANETQNSYQEYLQLETRVEVLQQSQRNLLGEDLATLNKKELQELEHQLETSLNKIRSTKTQFMLDQLSDLQNREQMLVEANKALRRKLEETTEQAPQFIAWEAAGHGHNNIQQTWLPSNSEAFFHPLGGNNSTYQIGCTHLGSHNRMNVGNPGQHVNGYIPGWML, via the exons atgggcaGAGGTAAAGTTGAGCTGAAGAGGATAGAGAATAAAAGTAACAGGCAAGTGACTTTTTCCAAGAGAAGAAATGGGCTGCTCAAGAAAGCTTTTGAGCTCTCAGTTCTCTGCGATGCTGAGGTTGCCCTCATTATTTTCTCTGGCCGTGGCAAGCTCTATGAATTCTCTAGCAGTTTAAG CATGATGAAAACGCTTGAAAAGTACCAAAGATGCAGTTATAGTTCCCTGGACGCCAACCGACCTGCCAACGAGACTCAG AACAGCTATCAGGAGTATTTGCAGCTGGAGACAAGAGTTGAGGTCCTCCAACAATCTCAAAG AAACCTTCTTGGGGAAGATTTGGCCACCCTGAACAAAAAGGAGCTTCAGGAGCTTGAGCATCAACTGGAGACCTCCTTGAACAAAATTAGGTCAACAAAG ACTCAATTTATGCTTGATCAGCTTTCTGATCTTCAAAACAGG GAACAAATGCTAGTTGAAGCTAACAAAGCCTTGAGGAGGAAG CTGGAAGAAACAACTGAGCAAGCTCCACAATTTATAGCATGGGAAGCTGCTGGCCATGGCCACAACAATATTCAGCAAACTTGGCTTCCTTCCAACTCAGAAGCCTTCTTCCATCCCTTGGGAGGAAACAACTCCACTTACCAAATTGG ATGCACCCATTTGGGTTCACATAATCGAATGAATGTTGGAAATCCGGGTCAGCATGTTAATGGATACATTCCTGGGTGGATGCTTTGA
- the LOC137710544 gene encoding MADS-box protein EJ2-like isoform X2 — protein MGRGKVELKRIENKSNRQVTFSKRRNGLLKKAFELSVLCDAEVALIIFSGRGKLYEFSSSLSMMKTLEKYQRCSYSSLDANRPANETQNSYQEYLQLETRVEVLQQSQRNLLGEDLATLNKKELQELEHQLETSLNKIRSTKEQMLVEANKALRRKLEETTEQAPQFIAWEAAGHGHNNIQQTWLPSNSEAFFHPLGGNNSTYQIGCTHLGSHNRMNVGNPGQHVNGYIPGWML, from the exons atgggcaGAGGTAAAGTTGAGCTGAAGAGGATAGAGAATAAAAGTAACAGGCAAGTGACTTTTTCCAAGAGAAGAAATGGGCTGCTCAAGAAAGCTTTTGAGCTCTCAGTTCTCTGCGATGCTGAGGTTGCCCTCATTATTTTCTCTGGCCGTGGCAAGCTCTATGAATTCTCTAGCAGTTTAAG CATGATGAAAACGCTTGAAAAGTACCAAAGATGCAGTTATAGTTCCCTGGACGCCAACCGACCTGCCAACGAGACTCAG AACAGCTATCAGGAGTATTTGCAGCTGGAGACAAGAGTTGAGGTCCTCCAACAATCTCAAAG AAACCTTCTTGGGGAAGATTTGGCCACCCTGAACAAAAAGGAGCTTCAGGAGCTTGAGCATCAACTGGAGACCTCCTTGAACAAAATTAGGTCAACAAAG GAACAAATGCTAGTTGAAGCTAACAAAGCCTTGAGGAGGAAG CTGGAAGAAACAACTGAGCAAGCTCCACAATTTATAGCATGGGAAGCTGCTGGCCATGGCCACAACAATATTCAGCAAACTTGGCTTCCTTCCAACTCAGAAGCCTTCTTCCATCCCTTGGGAGGAAACAACTCCACTTACCAAATTGG ATGCACCCATTTGGGTTCACATAATCGAATGAATGTTGGAAATCCGGGTCAGCATGTTAATGGATACATTCCTGGGTGGATGCTTTGA
- the LOC137710544 gene encoding MADS-box protein EJ2-like isoform X3 — translation MGRGKVELKRIENKSNRQVTFSKRRNGLLKKAFELSVLCDAEVALIIFSGRGKLYEFSSSLSMMKTLEKYQRCSYSSLDANRPANETQNSYQEYLQLETRVEVLQQSQRNLLGEDLATLNKKELQELEHQLETSLNKIRSTKLEETTEQAPQFIAWEAAGHGHNNIQQTWLPSNSEAFFHPLGGNNSTYQIGCTHLGSHNRMNVGNPGQHVNGYIPGWML, via the exons atgggcaGAGGTAAAGTTGAGCTGAAGAGGATAGAGAATAAAAGTAACAGGCAAGTGACTTTTTCCAAGAGAAGAAATGGGCTGCTCAAGAAAGCTTTTGAGCTCTCAGTTCTCTGCGATGCTGAGGTTGCCCTCATTATTTTCTCTGGCCGTGGCAAGCTCTATGAATTCTCTAGCAGTTTAAG CATGATGAAAACGCTTGAAAAGTACCAAAGATGCAGTTATAGTTCCCTGGACGCCAACCGACCTGCCAACGAGACTCAG AACAGCTATCAGGAGTATTTGCAGCTGGAGACAAGAGTTGAGGTCCTCCAACAATCTCAAAG AAACCTTCTTGGGGAAGATTTGGCCACCCTGAACAAAAAGGAGCTTCAGGAGCTTGAGCATCAACTGGAGACCTCCTTGAACAAAATTAGGTCAACAAAG CTGGAAGAAACAACTGAGCAAGCTCCACAATTTATAGCATGGGAAGCTGCTGGCCATGGCCACAACAATATTCAGCAAACTTGGCTTCCTTCCAACTCAGAAGCCTTCTTCCATCCCTTGGGAGGAAACAACTCCACTTACCAAATTGG ATGCACCCATTTGGGTTCACATAATCGAATGAATGTTGGAAATCCGGGTCAGCATGTTAATGGATACATTCCTGGGTGGATGCTTTGA